From Apium graveolens cultivar Ventura chromosome 9, ASM990537v1, whole genome shotgun sequence, the proteins below share one genomic window:
- the LOC141682669 gene encoding uncharacterized protein LOC141682669, with translation MQEHLLIMSSREALIERKKARATAKKAAEEASKKKAAEGGATPNPSEETKERPQAERVSPLLQAPTASKGGEGNDLEFMGEGNPSKRTRSREGIVQSYLPEWGVLASNHTMYPARQSTKEVASDLYHDLHLHADLPTFSSASPTEACTELLSFLSLAAPWTAAVEDKMRDMETRMAEVKELERRAMAAEEELKRVKTQNEVLDDQTTVLKGDKTRLEEAIEKANRKISHRNVQLKKSHKELRKKQKELDLTEERCF, from the exons ATGCAAGAGCATCTTTTAATCA TGTCTTCAAGGGAGGCTTTGATCGAGAGGAAAAAGGCCAGGGCGACCGCGAAGAAGGCCGCGGAAGAGGCATCGAAGAAGAAGGCTGCTGAAGGGGGAGCTACGCCGAATCCTTCTGAGGAGACGAAGGAGAGGCCCCAGGCTGAGAGGGTCTCGCCGCTTCTCCAAGCCCCCACTGCTTCCAAAGGTGGTGAAGGGAATGACCTGGAGTTCATGGGAGAGGGGAATCCTTCCAAGAGGACCCGGAGCCGGGAGGGGATCGTTCAGTCTTATCTCCCCGAATGGGGTGTGCTGGCGTCCAACCATACCATGTACCCGGCGCGGCAGTCTACGAAGGAGGTGGCCTCAGACTTATACCATGACCTTCATCTCCATGCCGATCTTCCGACATTTTCTTCGGCTTCTCCGACTGAGGCTTGTACTGAGCTTCTGTCTTTTTTGTCCCTG GCTGCTCCTTGGACTGCGGCCGTGGAGGATAAAATGCGGGACATGGAGACTCGGATGGCCGAGGTGAAGGAGCTGGAAAGGAGGGCCATGGCGGCCGAGGAGGAACTCAAAAGGGTGAAAACCCAGAACGAAGTGCTGGACGATCAGACCACCGTGTTGAAGGGAGACAAGACCAGGCTGGAGGAGGCCATTGAGAAGGCGAACCGAAAGATCTCCCACCGGAACGTCCAGCTGAAGAAGTCCCACAAGGAGCTTCGGAAGAAGCAGAAAGAGTTGGACCTGACGGAAGAGCGGTGCTTTTAG
- the LOC141684436 gene encoding uncharacterized protein LOC141684436, with protein MGLSITTTTTHSHPKTHKLFIFINYILLGASCSCIFLTLSLRLIPSLVGFFLILLHILTIAGALAGCTAATSGAGKWYAAHMVATVLTAIFQGSVSVLIFTSTDNFLGNLKTYVNEENGVKILKLTGGLCVLIFCLEWVVLTLAFFLKYYAYLEGDNKDMGAKRSSKVQGEELAYLPYQV; from the coding sequence ATGGGCCTTTCTATTACTACAACCACAACACATTCCCATCCCAAAACACACAAACTCTTCATATTCATCAACTACATTCTCTTAGGTGCATCTTGTAGCTGCATTTTCCTCACTCTCTCCCTCCGCCTCATCCCGTCTCTCGTCGGCTTCTTCCTGATCCTCCTACACATCCTCACCATTGCTGGAGCCTTAGCAGGGTGCACTGCAGCTACCTCTGGTGCAGGGAAATGGTATGCAGCTCATATGGTGGCCACCGTACTCACTGCTATATTTCAGGGATCTGTTTCGGTGCTCATCTTCACTAGTACTGATAATTTTCTCGGAAATCTCAAAACATATGTGAATGAGGAAAATGGAGTGAAGATTTTGAAATTGACTGGTGGATTGTGCGTGCTTATCTTTTGTTTGGAATGGGTTGTTCTTACGCTCGCATTTTTCTTGAAATACTATGCTTATTTGGAAGGAGACAATAAGGATATGGGCGCCAAGAGGAGTTCTAAGGTTCAAGGAGAGGAGTTGGCTTATTTGCCTTACCAAGTTTAG
- the LOC141684310 gene encoding V-type proton ATPase subunit H-like, which yields MPADQAELTTDQVLKRDISWETYTTTKMISGTGLQLLRRYDNKPSSEKAQLLDSDGAAYVRLFVTILRDIFKEETVEYVLALVDEMLSGNPKRAKLFHDNSVSSEDTYDPFLRLLQNGNWFIQEKCCKILALVVSSRPKTEDAVNMNGETSASKKKSTTVDDVLRGLVEWICAQLRQPSHPTRGIPIAINCLTIMLKEPVVRSSFVKADGVKLLVPLISPASTQQSMQLLYETCLCVWLLSYYEPAIEYLATSRSLPRLIDVLKGSKKEKVIRVIVLTLKNLLSKGTIGAQLVDLGLPHVVQSLKAQALSDEDLLEALNQLEEGLKDNIKKLSSFEKYKQEVLLGHLDWSPMHKDSIFWRDNITCFEENDFQILRVLITVLDTSADPRALAVACFDLSQFIQYHPAGRVIVTDLKAKDRVMKLMNHENAEVTKNALLCIQRLFLGAKYASFLQV from the exons ATGCCTGCGGATCAAGCCGAGCTTACTACCGACCAG GTTTTAAAGAGGGATATTTCATGGGAGACGTACACCACGACTAAGATGATATCTGGGACAGGACTGCAGCTGTTACGACGTTATGATAATAAGCCCAGCAGTGAAAAGGCACAGTTATTGGAcagt GATGGTGCAGCTTATGTACGTTTGTTTGTCACAATTTTACGTGACATATTTAAGGAAGAGACAGTAGAATATGTTCTTGCTTTAGTTGATGAAATGCTTTCAG GAAATCCGAAAAGAGCCAAATTATTCCATGACAACTCTGTTTCTAGTGAAGATACTTATGACCCTTTCTTGAG GTTGCTTCAAAATGGAAATTGGTTTATACAAGAGAAATGTTGCAAGATATTAGCTTTGGTAGTGAG TTCAAGACCAAAAACTGAGGATGCTGTCAACATGAATGGAGAAACCTCTGCTTCAAAGAAGAAATCCACCACTGTTGATGATGTTCTAAGAGGACTGGTTGAATGGATTTGTGCCCAG CTGAGGCAGCCTTCTCACCCTACTCGTGGCATTCCTATAGCCATCAACTGCCTCACGATTATGCTGAAAGAGCCTGTTGTTAGATCTTCTTTTGTTAAAGCAGATGGTGTGAAGCTGCTTGTTCCTCTAATTTCTCCTGCTTCTACTCAACAGTCCATGCAG CTCCTTTATGAAACATGTCTCTGTGTCTGGCTTTTGTCATACTATGAACCTGCAATTGAGTACCTGGCTACTTCAAGAAGCCTTCCCCGGTTAATTGATGTTCTCAAAGGTTCTAAAAAAGAAAAG GTTATCCGCGTTATAGTCTTGACACTAAAGAACTTGCTCAGCAAAGGTACTATTGGAGCTCAATTGGTAGACCTTGGACTGCCACACGTTGTTCAAAGTTTAAAAGCACAAGCACTGAGTGACGAG GATCTCTTGGAGGCTCTGAATCAACTGGAAGAAGGTTTGAAAGACAACATTAAGAAATTGAGTTCATTTGAAAAGTACAAGCAGGAAGTCCTTCTTGGTCATCTTGACTGGTCCCCAATGCACAAGGATTCAATATTCTGGCGTGACAACATTACATGCTTTGAAGAGAATGATTTCCAG ATCCTACGGGTCCTTATAACAGTTCTGGACACGTCTGCCGATCCGAGGGCCCTTGCAGTTGCTTGCTTTGATCTCTCACAGTTCATTCAATACCATCCTGCTGGTCGAGTTATTGTGACTGACCTGAAAGCAAAAGATCGTGTAATGAAATTGATGAATCATGAGAATGCAGAGGTTACGAAGAACGCGCTGCTCTGCATTCAGAGGCTTTTCCTGGGTGCCAAGTATGCAAGCTTTTTGCAGGTTTAA